The following are encoded together in the Culex pipiens pallens isolate TS chromosome 1, TS_CPP_V2, whole genome shotgun sequence genome:
- the LOC120424344 gene encoding alpha-tocopherol transfer protein-like, producing MLLLESTLDREETQINGYVVICDYREVSLKQFVVWSITDASNTAKCIFQSLPVRIQEIHAIGVPKFISFVTDLVLSSMSEKIRSQVLCHKSLEETKKHLDLSILTTDYEGGSQNPEHLKQDFIKRAEDRRSEVLLMDEMSIDISHCRNLWQQNNGLSKIDAGLVGSFKKLNVD from the exons ATGTTGCTTCTGGAGAGTACCTTGGACCGCGAGGAAACTCAAATCAACGGTTATGTGGTCATTTGTGACTACCGTGAGGTTTCACTGAAACAATTTGTTGTATGGTCGATAACCGATGCAAGTAACACGGCGAAGTGCATCTTCCAGTCGTTACCGGTACGGATTCAGGAGATTCACGCAATAGGAGTCCCCAAGTTTATATCGTTTGTGACCGATCTTGTGCTGTCATCCATGAGTGAGAAGATTAGAAGTCAAGTTTTG tgtCACAAATCATTAGAAGAAACGAAAAAGCACTTGGATCTTTCCATTCTGACCACAGACTACGAAGGTGGTAGCCAGAATCCTGAACATCTCAAGCAAGATTTTATAAAAAGGGCCGAAGATAGGCGAAGTGAGGTGTTGCTGATGGATGAAATGAGTATTGACATCTCGCATTGCCGAAACCTCTGGCAACAAAACAACGGCTTGAGCAAGATCGATGCTGGTTTAGTTGGCAGTTTCAAGAAGCTGAATGTCGATTAG
- the LOC120424342 gene encoding aminopeptidase A isoform X1, whose amino-acid sequence MTVKQQQQPADGMGPSPIRPPSHFSANSRNSMMSSSAASLEAASESKRRSIVILSLIATCTFLFVLCLCLLSALVLVGKNLSAQTSPLLLSSYFSSQQTSAGEVGGAKQKTPKSIDHFNRPALFDEDSQLSPDRAPEDNRTALTLPNSVYSGSSPPGMNVLKMGSKVIEKLTFRLPRHIKPRHYDLLMRPDLDQQTFSGAVGIDVTVSEPTDYFVVHSNLLTIGETVLKRTLPDRSEQAVQIRRAYPYEPHQYWVIETESVEAGEYRISMNFSGSLANRIVGFYSSSYRDKGSNTSRKIATSKFEPTFARQAFPCFDEPQLKATYTISLVHPSSNGYEALSNMDIDTIQPNTPSTGLSTTVFNPSVPMSTYLVVFIVSDFQHQATRIIPKIGNQFDLRVYATPFQLDNVRFARDTAKGVIEHYIDYFQIAYPLPKLDMAAIPDFVSGAMETWGLVTYRETSLLYDAATSSTANKQRVAEVIAHELAHMWFGNLVTMKWWNELWLNEGFASYIEYKGVDSVYPQWGIMEQFALDNLHGVLNLDATIGSHPIVVKVESPNQITEIFDTITYSKGASVIRMLEDFVSEPIFKQGVTAYLDKLKYSNGVSDDLMVELDKLFADATGVTVAQVMDTFTKQKGFPVINVVRSGNQFHLRQSRFLADPEAKETEPSQFDYKWYVPLTYITSESPDTVKRDWFPHTSSVVYVDLPSGTNPWIKFNHKQVGYYRVNYPADVWVQFGDALVANVNTFSTGDRTGLLNDVFALADASMLKYDLALEMTRYLAQEQEYVPWATVASKMKNIRNLIYDYESYDDITTYVRKLVQEAYNVVGWEVPQDTTGENHMRNRLRTTILDLACSFGHEDCLAEAKTRFEGWLNTGAYIHPDLRTVVYYYGVQRSGSVSDWEKVKERFRAENDANEKAKLMSALAAFPDAKVLRRFLEEAWDATLVREQDHLSCIQNVAANKHGEQVAWDHVRENWNRLVERYTLGERNLGRMIPSITGRFSTRVRLMELEDFFARNPESGAGATARVQALENISNNMKWLERNQKSVADWLKTAVQTSVRR is encoded by the exons ATGACGGttaaacagcaacaacaacctgCCGATGGAATGGGTCCCTCTCCGATACGGCCTCCGTCCCATTTTTCCGCCAATTCTCGAAACTCGATGATGTCTTCGAGTGCGGCTTCCCTCGAAGCGGCAAGCGAGAGCAAACGGCGCTCAATCGTGATACTCTCACTGATTGCGACTTGTACGTTCCTGTTTGTGCTGTGTCTGTGTCTGCTGAGTGCCCTCGTGTTGGTCGGCAAAAACTTGTCGGCACAAACGTCTCCACTGCTGCTGTCTTCGTACTTTAGCAGTCAGCAAACGTCAGCCGGCGAAGTTGGCGGTGCTAAACAAAAGACGCCCAAGAGCATCGATCATTTTAATCGGCCTGCTTTGTTCGACGAAGATAGTCAGCTATCGCCGGACCGTGCCCCCGAGGACAACCGCACTGCGCTCACACTGCCAAACTCGGTGTATTCTGGATCGTCACCGCCGGGAATGAACGTACTCAAAATGGGCTCCAAGGTGATTGAGAAGCTGACGTTCCGGCTGCCGCGGCACATCAAACCGCGCCACTATGATCTGCTGATGCGGCCGGATCTGGACCAGCAGACGTTCAGCGGAGCGGTCGGCATCGACGTGACCGTGAGCGAGCCGACGGATTATTTCGTGGTGCACAGCAACCTGCTGACCATCGGCGAAACGGTGCTGAAACGGACGCTGCCGGACCGGTCCGAGCAGGCCGTGCAGATTCGGCGAGCGTACCCGTACGAACCGCACCAGTACTGGGTCATCGAGACGGAAAGTGTCGAGGCGGGCGAGTACCGGATCAGCATGAACTTTAGCGGAAGCCTGGCCAACCGGATTGTGGGCTTCTACAGCAGCTCCTACCGGGACAAGGGCAGCAATACTTCCAG AAAAATCGCAACATCCAAGTTCGAGCCAACGTTCGCGCGTCAGGCCTTCCCGTGCTTCGACGAACCCCAGCTGAAAGCAACGTACACCATTAGCTTGGTCCATCCGTCCAGCAATGGGTACGAGGCGCTGTCCAACATGGACATTGATACCATTCAACCAAACACTCCGTCAACTGGGCTCAGCACTACCGTGTTCAATCCGAGCGTTCCGATGAGCACCTATCTGGTGGTGTTTATCGTCAGCGACTTCCAGCATCAAGCAACTCGTATCATTCCGAAGATTGGTAATCAGTTTGACCTGCGTGTGTACGCCACCCCTTTCCAGCTTGATAATGTTAGATTTGCCCGGGATACTGCCAAGGGAGTTATTGAGCACTACATCGATTACTTCCAAATCGCGTATCCGTTGCCGAAGCTGGATATGGCCGCCATTCCGGACTTTGTGTCGGGAGCTATGGAGACGTGGGGCTTGGTAACGTATCGGGAGACCAGCTTGCTGTACGACGCAGCAACGAGCTCGACAGCCAACAAGCAGCGCGTGGCCGAAGTCATTGCCCACGAGTTGGCCCACATGTGGTTTGGAAATCTGGTCACGATGAAGTGGTGGAACGAACTGTGGTTGAACGAGGGATTCGCCAGCTACATCGAGTACAAGGGAGTGGACAGTGTCTATCCGCAGTGGGGCATTATGGAGCAGTTTGCGCTGGATAATTTGCACGGAGTGCTCAATTTGGATGCCACGATCGGATCGCACCCGATCGTTGTGAAGGTTGAGAGCCCGAATCAAATTACGGAGATCTTTGACACCATCACGTACTCTAAGGGCGCGTCGGTGATCCGCATGTTGGAGGACTTTGTGTCGGAACCGATCTTCAAACAGGGTGTTACAGCCTACTTGGACAAGCTCAAGTATAGCAACGGAGTGTCGGATGATCTCATGGTGGAGCTGGATAAACTGTTCGCGGACGCAACGGGAGTGACCGTTGCGCAAGTTATGGACACCTTTACCAAGCAAAAGGGTTTCCCCGTTATTAATGTTGTTAGAAGCGGGAATCAATTCCATTTGAGGCAATCGCGTTTCCTAGCTGATCCGGAGGCGAAGGAAACTGAACCATCGCAGTTTGA CTATAAATGGTACGTTCCGCTGACTTACATTACCTCCGAAAGTCCCGACACGGTCAAACGCGACTGGTTCCCGCACACCTCGTCAGTTGTGTACGTCGATCTACCAAGTGGAACTAACCCGTGGATCAAGTTCAACCACAAGCAGGTTGGTTACTATCGTGTGAACTATCCGGCTGACGTTTGGGTCCAGTTCGGGGACGCTCTGGTGGCCAATGTGAACACGTTTTCCACTGGAGATCGTACCGGACTGTTGAACGATGTCTTTGCACTGGCCGATGCTTCGATGTTGAAGTATGATTTGGCTCTTGAGATGACCCGGTATTTGGCCCAGGAGCAGGAGTACGTCCCGTGGGCAACGGTTGCGAGCAAAATGAAGAACATCCGAAACCTGATCTACGATTACGAATCTTACGATGATATCACG ACCTACGTTCGCAAGCTGGTCCAAGAGGCGTACAATGTCGTTGGTTGGGAAGTGCCACAAGATACCACTGGAGAAAACCACATGAGAAA CCGTCTCCGTACCACCATCCTGGATCTGGCCTGCTCCTTCGGCCACGAAGATTGTCTCGCCGAAGCAAAAACTCGCTTCGAAGGATGGCTCAACACGGGCGCGTACATCCACCCTGATCTGCGCACCGTAGTGTACTACTACGGCGTTCAGCGATCGGGCTCGGTCTCGGACTGGGAAAAGGTCAAGGAACGGTTCCGCGCGGAGAACGATGCCAACGAGAAGGCCAAGCTGATGAGTGCGCTGGCCGCCTTCCCGGACGCCAAGGTGCTACGTCGGTTCCTGGAAGAGGCGTGGGATGCGACGCTGGTTCGCGAGCAGGACCATCTGAGCTGCATCCAGAACGTGGCTGCCAACAAGCACGGCGAACAGGTCGCGTGGGACCACGTGCGCGAGAACTGGAACCGGCTGGTGGAACGGTACACGCTTGGCGAGCGGAACCTTGGCCGCATGATTCCGTCCATCACGGGACGTTTCTCGACCCGGGTTCGGCTGATGGAGCTGGAAGACTTCTTCGCGCGGAATCCGGAATCGGGCGCGGGAGCAACTGCCCGGGTGCAGGCGCTGGAGAACATCTCCAACAACATGAAGTGGCTGGAGCGCAATCAGAAGAGCGTTGCCGATTGGCTCAAGACTGCCGTTCAGACGTCGGTGAGacgataa